A window from Candidatus Firestonebacteria bacterium RIFOXYD2_FULL_39_29 encodes these proteins:
- a CDS encoding 3-methyl-2-oxobutanoate dehydrogenase subunit VorB, with protein sequence MNKKILINGNEAIAEAAILAGCRFYAGYPITPQNQIPEYMSWRMPEAGGVFIQAESELAAINMVFGASLTGTRAMTSSSSPGISLKQEGISYMAGCELPGVIVNMQRGGPGLGNIQGSQADYFQATKGGGHGDYKMPVLAPSTIPEAIEHVMDAFDLADKYRTPVMILSDGILGQMMEAVEFPEYRPKMKLPKKDWILDGAKGRAPRSIFSLMMQNPTILEKHNWKLSEKFKKMEVEVRHETYHTEDAEILICAYGIMGRICKGAVDMARKADIKAGLFRPVTVWPFASDIVSELGKKAKKVLVVELNLGQMVEDIRLAVEDNKKISFHGRPGGAVATKEEVFEKIKELAK encoded by the coding sequence ATTAATAAAAAAATACTTATTAATGGTAATGAAGCAATTGCTGAAGCAGCAATTTTAGCCGGCTGCAGGTTTTATGCCGGCTATCCGATAACCCCGCAAAATCAAATACCGGAATATATGTCCTGGAGAATGCCGGAAGCCGGCGGAGTTTTTATACAGGCAGAAAGCGAATTAGCCGCTATTAATATGGTGTTCGGAGCTTCTTTGACCGGAACCCGGGCAATGACCAGTTCATCAAGCCCCGGAATATCTTTAAAACAGGAAGGTATTTCTTATATGGCTGGCTGTGAATTACCGGGAGTAATTGTAAATATGCAGCGCGGCGGTCCCGGACTCGGCAATATTCAGGGTTCGCAAGCGGATTATTTTCAGGCAACTAAAGGCGGCGGGCATGGAGATTATAAAATGCCTGTGCTGGCTCCTTCAACAATACCGGAAGCGATAGAACATGTAATGGATGCTTTTGATCTGGCAGATAAGTACAGGACACCTGTAATGATACTTTCTGACGGAATTCTTGGACAAATGATGGAAGCTGTGGAATTTCCGGAGTACAGACCTAAAATGAAGTTGCCAAAAAAAGACTGGATCCTTGACGGAGCAAAAGGAAGGGCCCCGAGGTCCATATTTTCGTTAATGATGCAAAATCCTACTATATTGGAAAAACATAATTGGAAACTTTCCGAAAAATTTAAAAAGATGGAAGTCGAAGTACGCCATGAAACATACCATACGGAAGATGCCGAAATACTGATTTGCGCATACGGCATTATGGGCAGAATCTGTAAAGGCGCTGTTGATATGGCAAGAAAAGCGGATATTAAAGCAGGTTTATTCAGGCCGGTTACAGTATGGCCCTTTGCTTCAGATATTGTATCAGAGCTTGGGAAGAAGGCAAAGAAAGTTCTTGTTGTGGAATTAAATCTCGGCCAGATGGTCGAGGATATCCGTCTGGCAGTGGAAGATAATAAAAAAATATCTTTCCACGGCAGGCCGGGCGGGGCAGTTGCAACAAAAGAAGAAGTATTTGAAAAAATAAAGGAACTCGCAAAATGA
- a CDS encoding alanine transaminase: MFEQSKRIKSLPPYALGAVKGLMQEERAKGIDVIDLGMGNPDKPTPQHIVDKLCEVARDPKAHRYSVSKGLSGLRKAVSYRYKEDFNIDLDPESEVIATIGAKEGISHLAMALLGDGDQALVPNPTYPIHLYSIVIAGGKVISMPLLKENNFVIDLKKIKMDQYFPKPKVLLLSYPHNPTTATVDLKFFEDVVAFAKQENLIVIHDYAYKDLHFDGYKPPSFLQVKGAKDVGVEFYSLTKSYNMAGWRIAFCLGNPKVISDLAKLKGYMDYGIFTPIQVAAITALKGDQKCVAEIADVYRVRRDVLIDGLGKAGWNIPKPNTTMFIWAEIPEKFKSMGSVEFSKLILREGAVTVSPGIGFGEYGEGYVRFALVENDERIKQAVRGIRKVLERK, from the coding sequence ATGTTTGAACAGTCAAAAAGAATAAAAAGCTTACCGCCTTACGCGCTTGGCGCGGTTAAAGGCCTTATGCAGGAAGAAAGAGCTAAAGGCATCGATGTCATTGACCTTGGAATGGGGAATCCTGACAAACCGACGCCCCAGCATATAGTTGATAAACTTTGCGAAGTGGCAAGAGACCCAAAGGCCCATAGGTATTCCGTTTCCAAAGGACTTTCCGGTCTTCGAAAAGCTGTTTCTTACAGATATAAAGAGGACTTTAACATAGATCTTGATCCTGAAAGTGAAGTAATAGCTACTATAGGTGCAAAAGAAGGGATCTCGCATCTTGCGATGGCTTTACTTGGTGACGGAGATCAGGCGCTGGTGCCTAATCCGACATATCCTATACATCTTTATTCAATTGTAATAGCAGGCGGCAAGGTTATCAGCATGCCTCTTTTAAAAGAGAACAATTTTGTAATTGATCTTAAGAAGATCAAAATGGATCAATATTTTCCCAAACCAAAAGTTTTACTTCTTAGCTATCCTCATAATCCCACTACGGCAACAGTTGATCTCAAATTCTTTGAGGATGTTGTAGCTTTTGCCAAACAGGAAAACCTTATAGTTATCCATGACTATGCGTATAAAGATCTCCATTTCGACGGTTATAAACCTCCGTCTTTTTTACAGGTAAAAGGGGCAAAAGATGTCGGAGTGGAGTTTTACTCTTTAACAAAGTCGTACAATATGGCAGGCTGGCGTATTGCATTTTGTCTGGGTAACCCGAAAGTAATATCTGACCTTGCAAAGCTAAAAGGTTATATGGATTACGGTATTTTTACGCCTATTCAAGTGGCAGCTATTACGGCTTTAAAAGGTGACCAAAAATGTGTTGCTGAAATAGCGGATGTTTACCGGGTACGGCGTGATGTTCTGATTGACGGTCTGGGAAAAGCCGGTTGGAATATTCCTAAACCTAATACTACAATGTTTATTTGGGCGGAAATTCCCGAGAAGTTTAAAAGTATGGGTTCCGTCGAATTCAGTAAGTTAATATTGCGTGAAGGTGCTGTAACAGTTTCTCCGGGTATAGGGTTTGGAGAGTACGGGGAAGGTTATGTCAGGTTCGCTCTCGTGGAAAACGATGAAAGAATTAAACAAGCGGTTCGCGGGATAAGAAAAGTGCTGGAAAGAAAATGA